TTTAACGACTTACAATATAAAATACTTGATATGGGAGAATTATTAAAAGCTTTTGAATGCCAAAAGATCACCTTATCCGATATGCAAAAAAATTTAATAACTCTTGAGCATTTTATTAATAATTTTAATTATTTGGGTGTAATTGACTCTCTTCAACTCAGATTTGGTACCAAAGCTATTAATTGGCTTTTGAAAAACAAAACTAGTATAGTATAATAACTCATAGCTGGAGGGGAAAGAATTGAGAAAACTTTATCGTTCCAGAGAAAACAAAATTTTGGCTGGTGTTTGTGGAGGCGTAGGTGAGTATTTTCAAATAGACCCTGTCATCATACGACTGCTATGGATTGTATTAAGCCTAGTTTGGGGATTCGGGGTTATTTTGTATATAATCGCAATTTTTATAATCCCTCCCGAACCTCAAGAAAATCATTATTCTGATAATTTTGAAGAAACATCCGAAAACGAGCCTCGCCATATTTCACATAATCTAGAAGACGAAGACAGAAAAGTCGTTATAGGTTTGTTTGCATTACTATTTATCGTAATTGGGCTAATTATTTTGGTAAGTATAATAACTCCTTCGACATTCTTCTTTAGAAATTTTATCAAAATCGTGATAAGTATATTATTGATCGGAATTGGGGCATATTTGATTTCCAAATCAAGAACCAAAAAATAACTTAGGGCGAAAGGGGCGCTAAAAAGCTTTTTAACAACGTATATAGTATTATTTTAGCGCTTTTTTTCACATAAATATGTTAAAAATTGCTCAAATTTAGTGAAAATATTAACAATCTAGATTTTGCTAATAAATGCATCAAAGTTTTTGTATTTCAAAATTAGAAGGAGGCGATGGAATGGAAAAGTATTATGAAAAAGAACTCTTGGAAGAACTTCACGATATTCAAGAAACGTATGGATTCATCTCCGAAGAGGATATCTTGAGAATCTCGCAAAAAAGAGACATCCCAAAAGCTCAGTTGTACGGGGTGATCAGTTTTTATTCTATGTTCCATCTTGAACCAACGGGGAAATACATCGTACGTGTATGTGACAGTGTCTCATGTAGATTAAACGAGTCCACAACCTTAGTTAAAGCCTTGAAAGATTATCTCAAAGTTGAAGAAAATGAAACCACAAAAGACAAAAAATTCACCCTAGAGGTAGTTGAATGTTTGGGGCATTGTGATGAAGGCCCTGTTATGATGGTTAACGATACTTATTACACTCATCTAACTGTTACCAAGGCGATTCAAATACTCGATTCACTGGAATAGGAG
The sequence above is drawn from the Petrotoga miotherma DSM 10691 genome and encodes:
- a CDS encoding PspC domain-containing protein, which codes for MRKLYRSRENKILAGVCGGVGEYFQIDPVIIRLLWIVLSLVWGFGVILYIIAIFIIPPEPQENHYSDNFEETSENEPRHISHNLEDEDRKVVIGLFALLFIVIGLIILVSIITPSTFFFRNFIKIVISILLIGIGAYLISKSRTKK
- a CDS encoding complex I 24 kDa subunit family protein is translated as MEKYYEKELLEELHDIQETYGFISEEDILRISQKRDIPKAQLYGVISFYSMFHLEPTGKYIVRVCDSVSCRLNESTTLVKALKDYLKVEENETTKDKKFTLEVVECLGHCDEGPVMMVNDTYYTHLTVTKAIQILDSLE